The proteins below are encoded in one region of Arthrobacter sp. CJ23:
- a CDS encoding PLP-dependent aminotransferase family protein — MSHETLDAGPELPAEAIDAIERAATAAHPHEELFSERAANIKQSAVRDVFDISMRPGLVSLAGGNPYLQSLPLEKLGQTAARIIAEQGMTALQYGGGQGTLELRTQICEIMAAEGITDAVPENIVVTAGSQSAQDVAAKVFCNPGDVVLVESPTYVGALNTFEAYQVRAEPVEMDDDGLVPELLEARIAELQAAGKNVKFLYTIPNFNNPSGITLAENRRQQIVDICRKANILVLEDNPYGLLRFDGHPLAPMRAANPDDVIYMGSFSKIFAPGLRIGWALVPAHLQRRFYLASEAVTLCPPPLNQMIVSAYLRDYDWRGQIETYRALYAERCQALLAALDEHMPRGLSWTRPDGGFFVWVTLPEGVDTYPLLKKAIDAGVVFIPGAAFSPADGPSNKLRLAFSAVPPDTIAEGVRRLAPVLSEAIEAAVSRGAGE, encoded by the coding sequence GTGAGCCACGAAACATTGGATGCCGGGCCCGAGCTGCCCGCGGAAGCCATCGACGCCATCGAACGTGCGGCCACGGCCGCCCACCCGCACGAGGAGCTCTTCTCGGAACGGGCGGCCAACATCAAGCAGTCGGCCGTGCGGGATGTCTTCGACATCTCCATGCGCCCTGGCCTGGTGTCGCTGGCCGGCGGAAACCCCTATCTGCAGTCCCTGCCCTTGGAGAAGCTGGGCCAGACCGCCGCGCGCATCATTGCGGAGCAAGGCATGACAGCGCTGCAGTACGGCGGCGGCCAGGGCACCCTGGAATTGCGCACGCAGATCTGCGAGATCATGGCCGCGGAGGGCATCACGGACGCCGTGCCGGAGAACATCGTGGTCACCGCAGGCTCGCAGTCCGCTCAGGATGTGGCCGCCAAAGTCTTCTGCAACCCCGGCGATGTGGTGCTGGTGGAGAGCCCCACCTACGTGGGCGCGCTGAACACCTTCGAGGCGTACCAGGTCCGGGCGGAACCGGTGGAAATGGACGACGACGGGCTGGTGCCGGAGCTGCTCGAGGCCCGGATCGCGGAACTCCAGGCCGCGGGGAAGAACGTCAAGTTCCTCTACACAATCCCCAACTTCAACAACCCCTCGGGCATCACGCTGGCAGAAAACCGCCGCCAGCAGATCGTCGATATATGCCGCAAGGCGAATATTCTCGTACTGGAGGACAACCCCTACGGGCTGCTGCGCTTTGACGGCCACCCGCTGGCCCCAATGCGCGCGGCCAACCCGGACGATGTCATCTACATGGGCTCGTTCTCCAAGATCTTCGCGCCGGGCCTGCGGATCGGCTGGGCGCTGGTCCCCGCGCACCTGCAGCGGCGCTTCTACCTGGCCTCCGAGGCCGTGACCCTGTGCCCGCCACCGCTGAACCAGATGATCGTCTCGGCCTACCTGCGCGACTACGACTGGCGCGGGCAGATCGAGACGTACCGCGCCCTGTACGCGGAGCGCTGCCAGGCACTGCTGGCCGCACTGGACGAGCACATGCCCAGGGGCCTGAGCTGGACCCGTCCGGACGGCGGATTCTTCGTGTGGGTGACCCTTCCGGAAGGCGTGGACACGTACCCCCTGCTCAAGAAGGCCATCGACGCCGGTGTCGTCTTCATTCCCGGCGCGGCATTCTCGCCCGCCGACGGCCCATCCAACAAGCTGCGGCTGGCCTTCAGTGCCGTGCCTCCGGATACTATTGCCGAGGGTGTCCGCCGGCTGGCTCCTGTACTGTCTGAAGCCATCGAAGCCGCCGTTAGCAGAGGAGCAGGGGAATGA
- a CDS encoding TetR/AcrR family transcriptional regulator: MSMIPIRPEVPFGAPAERSDAARNRERLLQAARELVAEYGAEALTMDALACKAGVGKGTVFRRFGNRAGLMMNLLSDAEAAFQRQFMFGPPPLGPGAPPLERLAAYGEGRIYFVLEYGELLKGAGVTPRNRFDAPPAMLAHRHVELLLREAGMDEDPWVMAMTLCSALDPERIVNDVRVHGISPKRLAASWRQLVTRIVNPV; the protein is encoded by the coding sequence GTGAGCATGATCCCCATCCGGCCGGAGGTGCCCTTCGGCGCCCCCGCGGAGCGCAGCGACGCCGCGAGGAACCGTGAGCGCCTCCTGCAGGCCGCCCGGGAACTCGTGGCCGAGTACGGTGCCGAGGCCCTGACCATGGACGCGCTCGCGTGCAAGGCGGGCGTGGGGAAAGGGACCGTCTTCCGGCGGTTCGGGAACCGCGCCGGGCTCATGATGAATCTCCTGAGCGACGCCGAGGCCGCCTTCCAGCGGCAGTTCATGTTCGGGCCGCCCCCGCTGGGCCCCGGGGCGCCTCCGCTCGAGCGCCTTGCCGCCTACGGCGAAGGCCGTATCTACTTCGTCCTTGAATACGGCGAACTGCTGAAGGGTGCCGGGGTGACGCCACGCAACCGCTTCGACGCCCCTCCGGCGATGCTGGCCCACCGCCACGTGGAACTGCTCCTGCGCGAAGCCGGGATGGATGAGGATCCGTGGGTCATGGCAATGACCCTGTGCTCGGCGCTGGACCCTGAGCGGATCGTCAATGATGTCCGCGTCCATGGCATATCACCCAAGCGCCTGGCAGCCTCCTGGCGGCAACTCGTGACCCGGATTGTCAATCCCGTCTAA
- a CDS encoding phosphatidic acid phosphatase — MAAEHSTGHSTGRRTVSGTHRVARWLTEIFQPPVVVTVLMLLSPAAEAGFPGTMWAGLLGALFVCVLPLAYVLVLVKLGKVSDHHISDRKQRAPLLLLALVSVLAGLLLLQAIHAPESVSIMMLALVGGIAVLAAVSHFWKISGHASAISSATVIAVLMFGPAWLPLLLLVPAVGWSRVVLRDHTLGQVVAGSLFGGVVIAGLWWLLRGWLL; from the coding sequence GTGGCTGCTGAGCACTCGACCGGGCACTCGACCGGGCGGCGCACGGTCTCTGGTACGCACCGCGTTGCCCGGTGGTTGACGGAGATTTTCCAGCCGCCGGTGGTGGTGACTGTGCTGATGCTTCTCAGCCCGGCTGCGGAGGCGGGGTTCCCCGGGACAATGTGGGCCGGGCTGCTCGGGGCGCTCTTCGTGTGCGTGCTGCCGCTGGCCTATGTCCTGGTGCTGGTGAAGCTGGGCAAGGTGAGCGACCACCACATCAGCGACCGCAAGCAGCGGGCGCCGCTGCTGCTGCTCGCCCTGGTGTCGGTCCTTGCCGGCCTGCTGCTGCTCCAGGCCATCCACGCGCCCGAGAGCGTCTCGATAATGATGCTGGCCCTGGTGGGCGGCATTGCCGTGCTCGCGGCGGTGAGCCATTTCTGGAAGATCAGCGGCCACGCCTCGGCCATATCCTCGGCTACCGTCATCGCTGTGCTGATGTTCGGGCCCGCGTGGCTGCCGCTGCTGCTTCTGGTGCCTGCCGTGGGCTGGTCGCGTGTGGTCCTGCGCGACCACACTCTGGGGCAGGTTGTTGCGGGGTCCCTCTTTGGCGGCGTCGTGATCGCCGGCCTGTGGTGGCTGCTGCGGGGCTGGCTGCTATAG
- a CDS encoding histidinol-phosphate transaminase, with product MTTTDNAPEGVLPRPVVDRLPKYAAGKPPAAVEGLTSYKLSSNENPLPPIPAVLQAIADQSDINRYPDPMSTKLRNALAKFLDVPADDVVTGAGSLGALNQILATFAGQNDDGKSDEVIYAWRSFEAYPICVGLAGAESVQIPLLPDGRHNLEAMAAAVTVRTKVILLCTPNNPTGPVLSAEEAERFIQSVPSDVVVVIDEAYQEFVRDENAVDGIKLYRDYPNVIVLRTFSKAHGLAGLRVGYSVSGPQLTQHLRVAATPFAVSQIAERAAVTSIENFGQVVERVQSIVDERDRVTAGLRSLGWFVPEAQGNFVWLNLGENSGEFAALAGERALSVRAFGNEGVRVSIGEVEANTRFLELCAGYTKAPRSS from the coding sequence ATGACTACTACTGACAACGCACCGGAGGGCGTACTCCCACGCCCGGTGGTGGACAGGCTCCCCAAGTACGCGGCAGGCAAACCGCCGGCCGCGGTGGAGGGCCTCACCAGCTACAAGCTCTCGTCCAATGAGAACCCGTTGCCGCCGATCCCTGCAGTGCTGCAGGCCATCGCAGATCAGTCCGACATCAACCGCTACCCGGATCCGATGTCCACCAAGCTGCGCAACGCGCTCGCGAAGTTCCTGGATGTTCCCGCTGACGATGTCGTCACGGGCGCAGGCAGCCTCGGCGCGCTAAACCAGATCCTGGCCACGTTCGCCGGGCAGAACGACGACGGCAAGTCCGATGAAGTGATCTACGCCTGGCGTTCCTTCGAGGCCTACCCCATCTGCGTTGGCCTGGCAGGTGCCGAGAGCGTGCAGATTCCGCTGCTTCCGGACGGCCGCCACAACCTGGAGGCCATGGCCGCCGCCGTCACCGTACGGACCAAGGTGATCCTGCTCTGCACCCCGAACAACCCCACGGGCCCCGTCCTCAGCGCGGAGGAAGCGGAACGCTTCATCCAGTCGGTGCCGTCCGACGTCGTGGTGGTCATTGATGAGGCCTACCAGGAATTCGTCCGTGACGAGAACGCCGTGGACGGCATCAAGCTGTACCGCGACTACCCCAACGTGATTGTCCTGCGGACGTTCTCCAAGGCCCACGGGCTCGCGGGCCTCCGCGTCGGCTACAGCGTCTCGGGACCGCAGCTGACCCAGCACCTGCGCGTTGCCGCCACCCCGTTCGCCGTCTCCCAGATTGCCGAACGCGCCGCGGTGACCTCGATCGAGAACTTCGGGCAGGTTGTCGAAAGGGTACAAAGCATCGTGGACGAACGGGACCGCGTCACGGCGGGCCTGCGGAGCCTTGGCTGGTTCGTTCCTGAAGCCCAGGGCAACTTCGTCTGGCTCAACCTGGGCGAGAACAGCGGCGAATTTGCGGCATTGGCAGGGGAGCGGGCGCTCTCGGTCCGGGCCTTCGGGAACGAAGGTGTCCGGGTCAGCATCGGCGAGGTCGAGGCCAACACCCGTTTCCTCGAACTATGTGCAGGTTATACAAAGGCGCCGCGTTCTTCCTAG
- a CDS encoding NAD(P)H-dependent oxidoreductase gives MSKNTVLALVGSLRADSHNQKLAEAIQQNAPENVDVQIHGSLGNIPFYNEDIDVEGQVPAEAAALRAAANSADTLLLVTPEHNGTMPASLKNAIDWLSRPYGAGALAGKPTAVVGTAFGQFGGVWAQDEARKAAGIAGAKVLEDVKLAVPGSMIRFADLHPKDDAEVVEQIKGIFEPLTAVQEEEAAA, from the coding sequence ATGTCGAAGAACACCGTTCTCGCCCTCGTCGGCAGCCTGCGCGCCGATTCACACAACCAGAAGCTGGCCGAAGCCATCCAGCAGAACGCCCCGGAAAACGTAGACGTACAGATCCACGGCTCCCTGGGCAACATCCCGTTCTACAACGAGGACATCGACGTCGAGGGCCAGGTCCCGGCCGAGGCAGCCGCCCTCCGCGCCGCCGCCAACAGCGCCGACACCCTCCTGCTGGTCACCCCCGAGCACAACGGCACCATGCCGGCATCGCTGAAGAACGCCATTGACTGGCTGTCCCGCCCGTACGGCGCCGGCGCGCTGGCCGGCAAGCCGACCGCCGTCGTCGGTACCGCCTTTGGCCAGTTCGGTGGCGTCTGGGCACAGGACGAGGCCCGCAAGGCCGCAGGGATCGCCGGCGCCAAGGTCCTCGAGGACGTCAAGCTGGCCGTTCCGGGTTCCATGATCCGCTTCGCCGATCTGCACCCGAAGGACGACGCCGAGGTTGTTGAGCAGATCAAGGGCATCTTCGAGCCCCTGACGGCCGTCCAGGAAGAAGAAGCAGCAGCCTAG
- a CDS encoding GerMN domain-containing protein yields the protein MPSGPAVYYVAIDDGGSRGVRFGCNDSLVPVRSGVATDDPLTTALGRLFDPANTTAQESGLYNALSGSALHFVSGYFSGTTVVVDLSGSLRPGGVCDNPRIEAQLTQTIVAATGASRAEIYIDGKTLDEALSLR from the coding sequence GTGCCTTCTGGGCCCGCCGTGTACTACGTTGCCATCGACGACGGCGGCAGCCGCGGGGTGCGCTTCGGCTGCAACGACAGCCTGGTCCCGGTCCGCAGCGGCGTAGCCACGGACGACCCCCTGACCACGGCACTGGGCAGGCTGTTCGATCCGGCCAACACCACCGCCCAGGAGTCCGGTCTGTACAACGCGCTGTCCGGCTCGGCCCTGCACTTCGTCTCGGGCTATTTCAGCGGCACAACGGTTGTGGTGGACCTCAGCGGCTCGCTGCGGCCCGGCGGTGTATGCGACAACCCCCGGATCGAAGCGCAGCTGACCCAGACAATCGTGGCCGCCACCGGCGCCTCGCGGGCCGAAATCTACATCGACGGAAAGACCCTGGACGAGGCACTGAGCCTTCGCTGA
- the pdhA gene encoding pyruvate dehydrogenase (acetyl-transferring) E1 component subunit alpha — translation MGSTQLPTPGTDGTVAEVPTAGAVSGEPAAEMVQLLGPDGKLGTDPVFSDYAKRIEPEQLRRFYTDMAKIRRFDQEATALQRQGELALWVPLTGQEGAQIGSGHASQPQDYIFPTYREHGVALVRNVDLADLLRQFRGISNGGWDPRENNFHLYTLVLAAQTPHAVGYAMGIQRDQKFAEASGSTEPKAAVMAYFGDGASSEGDVHESMVFAASYNAPVVFFCQNNHWAISVPSSVQTKIPLANRAKGYGFPGIRVDGNDVIAVHAVTEWALEHAREGRGPVLIEAYTYRVGAHTTADDPTKYRESAEETAWRGKDPLDRLEKYLRAEGLADDTFFEQVKVDGDELAAQVRATTLSLEVPDIRSSFANVYAEKHPLVDEELAWFEEYSAGFESDAEAAN, via the coding sequence ATGGGCTCGACACAACTGCCCACCCCCGGGACCGACGGAACAGTGGCGGAGGTCCCCACAGCGGGAGCCGTTTCCGGCGAGCCCGCCGCAGAGATGGTCCAACTGCTCGGCCCGGACGGCAAGCTCGGTACCGACCCCGTCTTCTCGGACTACGCCAAACGGATCGAACCCGAGCAGCTGCGCCGCTTCTACACGGACATGGCCAAGATCCGCCGCTTCGACCAGGAAGCCACCGCGCTCCAGCGCCAGGGCGAACTGGCCCTGTGGGTGCCGCTGACCGGCCAGGAAGGCGCCCAGATCGGCTCCGGCCACGCCAGCCAGCCGCAGGACTATATCTTCCCCACCTACCGGGAGCACGGCGTCGCGCTGGTCCGCAACGTGGACCTCGCTGACCTTCTGCGCCAGTTCCGAGGCATCTCCAACGGCGGCTGGGACCCCCGGGAGAACAACTTCCACCTCTACACCTTGGTGCTCGCGGCCCAGACGCCGCACGCCGTCGGCTACGCGATGGGCATCCAGCGCGACCAGAAGTTTGCCGAGGCCAGCGGTTCCACGGAACCCAAGGCCGCGGTCATGGCCTACTTCGGCGATGGCGCCAGCTCCGAAGGCGATGTCCACGAGTCCATGGTCTTCGCCGCCTCGTACAACGCCCCCGTGGTGTTCTTCTGCCAGAACAACCACTGGGCCATCTCGGTCCCCAGCTCGGTGCAGACCAAGATCCCGCTGGCCAACCGCGCCAAGGGCTACGGCTTCCCGGGCATCAGGGTTGACGGCAACGACGTCATCGCCGTGCACGCCGTCACCGAATGGGCCCTCGAGCACGCCCGCGAAGGCCGCGGGCCCGTCCTGATCGAGGCCTACACCTACCGTGTGGGCGCCCACACCACGGCCGATGACCCTACCAAGTACCGGGAGTCGGCCGAGGAAACCGCGTGGCGCGGCAAGGATCCGCTGGACCGCCTCGAAAAGTACCTGCGCGCCGAAGGCCTCGCAGACGACACCTTCTTCGAACAGGTCAAGGTGGACGGCGACGAGCTCGCAGCCCAAGTCCGTGCCACCACCCTCAGCCTGGAAGTCCCGGACATCCGCTCCTCGTTCGCCAATGTGTATGCCGAAAAGCATCCGCTGGTGGACGAGGAACTGGCGTGGTTCGAGGAATACTCGGCCGGATTCGAAAGCGACGCGGAGGCAGCCAACTGA
- a CDS encoding universal stress protein: MTGIVIVGVDGSETAMKAAQSAQHLAVALGASLRVVTAFDTDRTEVFEIGGDRWIVSDASEAEKVARTVAEKLQTEGLEVTYTAARGKPGDALINEAELVDARLIVVGNRRMQGLGRVLGSVANTVAHNAPCDVYIAKTDDRP, translated from the coding sequence ATGACCGGAATTGTCATCGTCGGTGTCGACGGAAGCGAGACTGCCATGAAGGCCGCGCAGTCGGCGCAGCACCTGGCCGTGGCGCTGGGGGCGAGCCTTCGCGTGGTCACCGCATTCGATACCGACCGCACCGAGGTTTTTGAAATCGGCGGTGACCGCTGGATCGTTTCCGATGCCTCCGAGGCCGAAAAGGTCGCCAGGACCGTCGCCGAAAAGCTCCAGACCGAAGGGCTCGAGGTCACGTACACCGCTGCACGCGGAAAGCCCGGCGACGCCCTGATCAACGAGGCCGAGCTCGTCGATGCCCGCCTGATCGTGGTCGGCAACCGCCGCATGCAGGGACTTGGCCGCGTGCTGGGAAGCGTCGCGAACACGGTGGCCCACAACGCCCCGTGCGACGTCTACATCGCCAAGACCGACGACCGGCCATAG
- a CDS encoding alpha-ketoacid dehydrogenase subunit beta: MTTMTIAKAINEGLRATLKNNPKSLLMGEDIGPLGGVYRVTDGLIKEFGEHRVVDTPLAESGIVGTAIGLALRGYSPVCEIQFDGFVFPAFNQITTQLAKIHSRTNGRCTVPVVIRIPYGGGIGSIEHHSESPEALFAHTAGLRIISPSNAHDAYWMIQQAVECQDPVIFFEPKRRYWLKGEVDVENPGPSSDPFQAHTVREGSDATIVAYGPLVPVALAAANAAAEDGHSIEVIDLRSISPIDFDTVEASVKKTGRLIVAHEAPTFGGIGGEIAARISERAFLHLEAPVIRVGGFHMPYPVAKVEEDYLPDIDKILEALDRSLAY, from the coding sequence ATGACCACCATGACCATTGCCAAGGCCATCAACGAGGGCCTGCGCGCAACGCTCAAGAACAACCCGAAGTCGCTGCTCATGGGCGAGGACATCGGCCCCCTCGGCGGCGTCTACCGCGTCACGGACGGACTGATCAAGGAATTCGGCGAGCACCGCGTGGTTGACACCCCGCTGGCCGAATCCGGCATCGTCGGGACGGCGATCGGCCTGGCCCTGCGCGGCTACAGCCCCGTCTGCGAGATCCAGTTCGACGGCTTCGTCTTCCCGGCCTTCAACCAGATCACCACGCAGCTGGCCAAGATCCACTCACGCACCAACGGCCGCTGCACCGTCCCCGTGGTCATCCGCATCCCCTATGGTGGCGGCATCGGCTCCATCGAGCACCACTCGGAGTCCCCGGAGGCCCTGTTCGCGCACACCGCAGGCCTGCGCATCATCTCCCCGTCCAATGCCCACGACGCCTACTGGATGATCCAGCAGGCCGTCGAATGCCAGGATCCCGTCATCTTCTTCGAGCCCAAACGCCGTTACTGGCTCAAGGGCGAGGTAGACGTCGAGAACCCCGGACCGTCGTCGGACCCGTTCCAAGCCCACACCGTCCGTGAGGGCAGCGACGCGACCATCGTGGCGTACGGCCCGCTGGTTCCGGTCGCCCTGGCCGCCGCCAACGCCGCGGCCGAGGACGGCCACAGCATCGAGGTGATCGACCTCCGCTCGATCTCCCCCATCGATTTCGACACCGTCGAGGCCTCCGTCAAGAAGACCGGACGCCTGATCGTGGCACACGAGGCCCCCACATTCGGCGGCATCGGCGGCGAAATCGCGGCCCGCATCAGCGAACGCGCCTTCCTGCACCTCGAGGCGCCGGTCATCCGCGTAGGCGGCTTCCACATGCCCTACCCCGTGGCCAAGGTGGAAGAGGACTACTTGCCGGACATCGACAAGATCCTCGAAGCCCTGGACCGCTCGCTGGCCTACTGA
- a CDS encoding phage holin family protein, whose amino-acid sequence MGSFIVRVLINGLALWIASWLLPGMDITTSATTGAVADAGITQGTDTLGVVLAYLFIGLIFGLVNAIVRPLVKLLSLPVTILTLGLFTIIINAAMLYLTSWLSSYTPVHLTIDTFFWTAVLAAIIISIISMLAGWIPGARKR is encoded by the coding sequence ATGGGTTCATTCATTGTGCGTGTCCTTATCAACGGCCTGGCCCTGTGGATTGCCAGCTGGCTGCTGCCCGGGATGGACATCACCACCTCGGCCACCACAGGTGCCGTGGCCGACGCCGGCATCACCCAGGGCACTGACACCCTCGGAGTGGTCCTGGCCTACCTGTTCATCGGGCTGATCTTCGGCCTGGTCAACGCCATCGTCCGGCCGCTCGTCAAGCTGCTGTCCCTGCCCGTCACCATCCTGACGCTGGGCCTGTTCACGATCATCATCAACGCGGCCATGCTGTACCTGACCTCGTGGCTGAGCAGCTACACGCCGGTCCACCTGACCATCGACACCTTCTTCTGGACCGCTGTCCTGGCCGCCATCATCATCAGCATCATCAGCATGCTGGCCGGCTGGATTCCCGGAGCCCGCAAGCGCTGA
- a CDS encoding isocitrate lyase/phosphoenolpyruvate mutase family protein has translation MTPHPSSAAKAESFHKLHAAVHAPLVLVNVWDAASARMVEEAGATAVATSSSAVSWSLGYRDGDHLPRVLALEALRRIVAVTSVPVTADVETGYGRSDEELRDTILAVLDAGAVGINLEDSAGEPLAETAEQARRIAVVRRAADDAGVDLFINARTDTYLSGKFPGTAYEETLRRSEAYLAAGANGVFVPGVVDLHVLHELSRHIAAPLNALAGLGAPSPLELHDAGVRRVSIGGNTAKAAYATVARVATEIMGDGNWSALAGSRSHEQMDALFEG, from the coding sequence ATGACACCGCACCCCAGCTCCGCAGCCAAGGCCGAAAGTTTCCACAAGCTCCACGCCGCCGTCCATGCGCCGCTGGTTTTGGTGAACGTCTGGGACGCCGCCTCCGCGCGGATGGTCGAGGAGGCGGGCGCGACGGCGGTGGCCACCTCGAGCTCGGCCGTCTCCTGGAGCCTGGGGTACCGCGACGGCGACCACCTGCCGCGCGTCCTCGCCCTGGAGGCGCTCCGGCGGATCGTGGCGGTGACGTCTGTCCCTGTGACGGCCGACGTCGAGACCGGCTACGGGCGCAGCGACGAGGAACTCCGGGACACCATCCTGGCGGTGCTGGACGCGGGCGCCGTCGGGATCAACCTGGAGGACTCCGCCGGGGAACCGCTGGCCGAGACCGCTGAGCAGGCGCGGCGGATCGCCGTGGTCCGCCGTGCCGCGGATGACGCCGGCGTTGACCTGTTCATCAATGCCCGGACCGATACGTATCTCTCCGGAAAGTTTCCAGGTACGGCATATGAGGAGACCCTGCGGCGCTCCGAGGCCTACCTGGCGGCGGGCGCCAACGGCGTCTTCGTCCCGGGCGTGGTGGACCTGCACGTGCTCCACGAGCTGTCCCGGCATATTGCCGCGCCGTTGAATGCCCTGGCCGGGCTCGGCGCCCCGTCGCCGCTGGAACTGCACGATGCCGGTGTGCGCCGGGTCAGCATCGGCGGCAACACCGCCAAGGCGGCCTACGCGACGGTGGCCAGGGTTGCCACGGAGATCATGGGCGACGGCAACTGGTCCGCTCTGGCCGGATCCCGCAGCCATGAGCAGATGGACGCCTTGTTCGAGGGGTAG
- a CDS encoding dihydrolipoamide acetyltransferase family protein — MTVKKFNLPDVGEGLTEAEVVSWKVQPGDTVAINDVLCEIETAKSLVELPSPYAGTVTELLVAEGITVEVGTPIIAVSDNQPGDAPKAPAPGAAPAVAAPMYGTLPMDDVETPAVGPLVGSGPKADAVKRRPRKRPEGAVSAPAAGVESPTPAAAPAAPAAVMVPAAAPAAERAASPAASRTAAIGGTISGLVSKVLAKPPVRKFARDLGIDLADVVATGLRGEVTREDLVSYQAQRDAELDKAGGFWGASQKPQDQRIERIPVKGVRKATAKAMVESAFSAPHVSIFVDVDASRTMEFVKRLKASRDFEGIKVSPLLILSKAVIWAAARNPSVNATWVEDADGKGGAEIQVKHYMNLGIAAATPRGLMVPNIKDAQDLSLKELALALNELATTARAGKTQPAEMQGGTLTITNIGALGIDTGTPIINPGEVAIIAFGTIKQKPWVLDGEVIPRWITTLGGSFDHRVVDGDLSARFMADVAAILEEPALLLD; from the coding sequence GTGACTGTCAAGAAATTCAACCTCCCCGACGTCGGCGAAGGACTCACCGAGGCCGAAGTGGTCTCATGGAAGGTCCAGCCCGGCGACACCGTTGCCATCAACGATGTCCTCTGCGAGATCGAGACGGCCAAGTCGCTCGTCGAACTACCGTCCCCGTACGCCGGAACAGTCACGGAACTGCTCGTTGCCGAGGGCATCACGGTGGAGGTCGGGACGCCCATCATCGCCGTCTCCGACAACCAGCCCGGCGACGCCCCGAAGGCTCCGGCACCGGGAGCAGCCCCCGCCGTCGCGGCCCCGATGTACGGCACGCTGCCGATGGACGACGTCGAGACGCCCGCCGTCGGGCCGCTGGTGGGTTCCGGCCCCAAGGCCGACGCCGTCAAGCGCCGCCCGCGCAAGCGCCCGGAAGGCGCCGTGAGCGCACCGGCAGCAGGGGTCGAAAGCCCGACGCCGGCAGCAGCCCCCGCGGCACCGGCAGCCGTGATGGTACCCGCCGCAGCCCCCGCCGCCGAGCGGGCAGCCTCGCCCGCCGCGTCCCGCACGGCCGCCATCGGCGGCACCATCAGCGGGCTCGTCAGCAAGGTCCTCGCCAAGCCGCCGGTCCGCAAGTTCGCCCGGGACCTCGGAATCGACCTGGCAGACGTCGTCGCCACCGGCCTCCGCGGCGAAGTGACCCGCGAGGACCTGGTCAGCTACCAGGCCCAGCGCGACGCCGAACTGGACAAGGCCGGCGGCTTCTGGGGCGCCTCGCAGAAGCCCCAGGACCAGCGGATCGAGCGCATCCCCGTCAAGGGTGTCCGCAAGGCCACGGCCAAGGCCATGGTGGAATCCGCATTCTCGGCCCCGCACGTCAGCATCTTCGTTGACGTTGATGCCAGCCGCACCATGGAGTTCGTCAAGCGGCTCAAGGCCTCCCGCGACTTCGAGGGCATCAAGGTGTCCCCGCTGCTGATCCTCTCCAAGGCCGTCATCTGGGCCGCTGCCCGCAACCCCAGCGTCAACGCCACCTGGGTGGAGGACGCAGACGGCAAGGGCGGCGCGGAGATCCAGGTGAAGCACTACATGAACCTCGGCATCGCCGCGGCCACCCCGCGCGGGCTCATGGTTCCTAACATCAAGGACGCCCAGGACCTCTCGCTCAAGGAACTGGCCCTCGCCCTCAACGAGCTGGCCACCACGGCGCGCGCCGGCAAGACCCAGCCGGCCGAGATGCAGGGCGGCACGCTGACCATCACCAACATCGGGGCCCTGGGCATCGATACGGGCACGCCCATCATCAACCCGGGCGAGGTGGCGATCATTGCGTTCGGCACCATCAAGCAGAAGCCGTGGGTTCTGGACGGTGAGGTCATCCCGCGCTGGATCACCACCCTGGGCGGCTCGTTCGACCACCGTGTGGTGGACGGGGATCTCTCGGCACGCTTCATGGCGGACGTTGCGGCCATCCTGGAAGAGCCGGCGCTGCTCCTTGACTGA